In Brassica rapa cultivar Chiifu-401-42 chromosome A06, CAAS_Brap_v3.01, whole genome shotgun sequence, a single window of DNA contains:
- the LOC103834810 gene encoding LOW QUALITY PROTEIN: putative F-box protein PP2-B12 (The sequence of the model RefSeq protein was modified relative to this genomic sequence to represent the inferred CDS: deleted 2 bases in 1 codon; substituted 1 base at 1 genomic stop codon), whose protein sequence is MNLLDLPEECIAAVISFTSPQDACRVSSVSKLLRSAADSNAAWERFLPSDPRLGCXLVDHSLSRLSHKQLFLRFCESPLLIDDGRTSFWMEKRSGKKCWMLSARKLEIVWVDSPEYWSWISIWTQALLMV, encoded by the exons ATGAATCTTCTTGATTTACCAGAAGAATGCATAGCCGCCGTGATATCTTTCACCAGCCCCCAAGACGCCTGCCGTGTCTCCTCAGTCTCCAAGTTACTTCGCTCAGCCGCCGATTCCAACGCCGCGTGGGAGAGATTTCTTCCCTCTGATCCTCGTCTG GGTTGTTGACTGGTTGATCATTCTCTGTCTAGGTTATCCCATAAACAGCTCTTCCTCCGTTTCTGTGAATCCCCCCTTCTCATCGATGATGGCAGAACG agCTTTTGGATGGAGAAGAGAAGCGGGAAGAAATGTTGGATGCTATCTGCAAG GAAACTAGAGATTGTTTGGGTTGATTCTCCTGAATACTGGTCATGGATTTCGATTTGGACTCAAG CCCTTCTAATGGTTTGA
- the LOC103874322 gene encoding uncharacterized protein LOC103874322, with the protein MITVAIAAELLEEYTLALARITATLLPLPPTSRRRRVRAPTSRGQADSSLPRSDVSSSCAPNYAAFLLNF; encoded by the coding sequence ATGATAACAGTAGCTATTGCCGCTGAGTTGCTTGAAGAATACACGTTGGCGCTAGCTCGCATCACCGCCACACTCCTCCCTCTACCACCAACAAGTCGCCGTCGAAGGGTGCGGGCTCCCACTAGCCGTGGCCAAGCTGATTCTTCCTTGCCTCGTAGCGACGTCTCATCATCTTGCGCTCCAAACTACGCCGCGTTTCTCTTGAATTTCTGA
- the LOC103874323 gene encoding heavy metal-associated isoprenylated plant protein 9, translating to MGEEVKQEEKEAVSAPEAVPEPASAEDKKKDVGEEKQAATEEENPTVEEEPQPPPPPPPFILYVDLHCVGCAKKIQRSILKIRGVEEVVMDMNENQVTVKGVLDPQAVCNKIKKKTKRMAKVLSPLPAAEGEPLPPVITSQVSGLTTVELSVNMHCQACADQLKKKILKMRGVQTTVTEHTNGKVIVTGTMDEEKLVDYVYRRTKKQARIVPQPDPEAEKPEVEEEKKEETGEGGEEPAETGEEKEAGDEKEEDGDGEEMEASEEMRVWEEEGMKRMMYYYQPSYVIERVPPPQLFSDENPNACCIS from the exons ATGGGAGAAGAAGTTAAACAA GAGGAAAAGGAGGCAGTCTCTGCTCCAGAGGCCGTCCCAGAGCCCGCCTCCGCTGAGGATAAGAAGAAAGATGTGGGGGAGGAGAAGCAAGCGGCGACCGAGGAGGAAAACCCAACTGTGGAGGAGGAGCCGCAGCCGCCACCACCGCCTCCACCATTCATACTCTACGTCGACTTGCATTGTGTAGGATGTGCTAAGAAGATCCAAAGATCTATACTAAAAATTAGAG GTGTGGAAGAAGTAGTGATGGACATGAATGAGAACCAAGTGACGGTGAAAGGAGTGTTGGATCCCCAAGCAGTGTGCAACAAAATCAAGAAGAAGACTAAAAGAATGGCCAAAGTCCTCTCGCCGCTTCCGGCGGCCGAGGGAGAACCGCTGCCACCGGTCATAACCTCTCAAGTCTCCGGCCTCACCACCGTCGAGCTCAGCGTCAACATGCACTGTCAAGCTTGTGCTGACCAGCTAAAGAAGAAAATTCTTAAAATGAGAG GGGTCCAAACAACTGTAACGGAGCACACCAACGGAAAAGTAATAGTGACTGGGACGATGGACGAAGAGAAACTTGTGGACTACGTCTACCGTCGGACCAAAAAGCAGGCCCGAATCGTACCCCAACCCGACCCGGAAGCTGAAAAACCTGAGGTGGAGGAAGAAAAGAAGGAGGAGACCGGTGAAGGCGGTGAGGAACCCGCAGAAACAGGAGAGGAGAAGGAGGCGGGAGATGAAAAGGAAGAGGACGGTGACGGAGAAGAGATGGAGGCTTCGGAAGAGATGCGTGTGTGGGAAGAAGAAGGGATGAAGAGGATGATGTATTATTATCAGCCTTCATACGTCATAGAAAGGGTTCCTCCGCCGCAGCTTTTCAGCGACGAGAACCCTAACGCTTGTTGCATTTCTTAA
- the LOC103874321 gene encoding protein DOWNY MILDEW RESISTANCE 6 isoform X2 encodes MSGHSPTVHVSPTSLHLKISLSLIYLPQNDLGSSNKSTKLAPDLDFFQVINHRVSKETIDGMVSVANEFFSMSMEEKMKLYSDDPTKTTRLSTSFNVKKEEVNNWRDYLRLHCYPISKYVHEWPSKPPSFKEVVSRYSTEVRELGFTIEELISESLGLEKDHMRKVLGEQGQHMAVNYYPPCPEPELTYGLPAHTDPNALTILLQDATVCGLQILIDGQWFAVNPHPDAFVINIGDQFQALSNGVYKSVWHRAVTNTEKPRLSVASFLCPADCAVISPAKPLWEAEDDEAKPIYRDYTYAEYYKKFWSRNLDQEHCLENFLNH; translated from the exons ATGTCCGGCCACTCTCCAACCGTCCATGTCTCTCCGACGTCTCTCCACTTGAAGATTTCCCTATCATTGATCTATCTTCCACAGAACGATCTCGGCTCGTCCAACAAATCCACCAAGCTTGCTCCCGATTTGGATTTTTT TCAGGTCATAAATCACAGAGTGAGCAAAGAAACAATTGACGGAATGGTAAGTGTTGCTAACGAGTTCTTTAGCATGTCTATGGAGGAAAAAATGAAGTTGTACTCGGACGATCCAACGAAGACGACGAGATTATCAACGAGCTTCAATGTGAAAAAAGAAGAGGTCAACAATTGGAGAGACTATCTTAGACTACATTGTTATCCTATCAGCAAGTATGTCCATGAGTGGCCTTCAAAACCTCCTTCTTTCAA GGAAGTTGTGAGTAGATACAGTACAGAAGTAAGAGAACTAGGATTTACAATAGAGGAATTGATATCAGAGAGCCTGGGTTTAGAAAAAGATCACATGAGGAAAGTGCTTGGTGAACAAGGTCAACACATGGCAGTCAATTATTACCCTCCATGTCCTGAGCCTGAGCTCACTTATGGTTTACCTGCTCATACCGACCCAAATGCACTCACCATTCTTCTCCAAGATGCTACCGTTTGTGGTCTACAGATCTTGATCGACGGTCAGTGGTTCGCCGTTAATCCTCATCCTGATGCTTTTGTCATCAACATTGGTGACCAGTTCCAG GCATTGAGTAACGGAGTATACAAAAGTGTTTGGCATCGAGCAGTAACAAACACCGAAAAACCGAGACTATCGGTCGCATCATTTCTGTGCCCAGCTGACTGCGCTGTCATAAGCCCGGCAAAGCCCTTGTGGGAAGCCGAGGACGACGAGGCTAAGCCAATATACAGAGACTACACTTACGCAGAGTACTACAAGAAGTTTTGGAGTAGGAATCTGGACCAAGAACATTGCCTTGAGAACTTTCTAAACCACTAG
- the LOC103874321 gene encoding protein DOWNY MILDEW RESISTANCE 6 isoform X1 codes for MAAKLISTGFRHTTLPENYVRPLSNRPCLSDVSPLEDFPIIDLSSTERSRLVQQIHQACSRFGFFQVINHRVSKETIDGMVSVANEFFSMSMEEKMKLYSDDPTKTTRLSTSFNVKKEEVNNWRDYLRLHCYPISKYVHEWPSKPPSFKEVVSRYSTEVRELGFTIEELISESLGLEKDHMRKVLGEQGQHMAVNYYPPCPEPELTYGLPAHTDPNALTILLQDATVCGLQILIDGQWFAVNPHPDAFVINIGDQFQALSNGVYKSVWHRAVTNTEKPRLSVASFLCPADCAVISPAKPLWEAEDDEAKPIYRDYTYAEYYKKFWSRNLDQEHCLENFLNH; via the exons ATGGCAGCAAAGCTAATATCCACCGGTTTTCGTCACACTACTTTGCCAGAAAACTATGTCCGGCCACTCTCCAACCGTCCATGTCTCTCCGACGTCTCTCCACTTGAAGATTTCCCTATCATTGATCTATCTTCCACAGAACGATCTCGGCTCGTCCAACAAATCCACCAAGCTTGCTCCCGATTTGGATTTTTTCAG GTCATAAATCACAGAGTGAGCAAAGAAACAATTGACGGAATGGTAAGTGTTGCTAACGAGTTCTTTAGCATGTCTATGGAGGAAAAAATGAAGTTGTACTCGGACGATCCAACGAAGACGACGAGATTATCAACGAGCTTCAATGTGAAAAAAGAAGAGGTCAACAATTGGAGAGACTATCTTAGACTACATTGTTATCCTATCAGCAAGTATGTCCATGAGTGGCCTTCAAAACCTCCTTCTTTCAA GGAAGTTGTGAGTAGATACAGTACAGAAGTAAGAGAACTAGGATTTACAATAGAGGAATTGATATCAGAGAGCCTGGGTTTAGAAAAAGATCACATGAGGAAAGTGCTTGGTGAACAAGGTCAACACATGGCAGTCAATTATTACCCTCCATGTCCTGAGCCTGAGCTCACTTATGGTTTACCTGCTCATACCGACCCAAATGCACTCACCATTCTTCTCCAAGATGCTACCGTTTGTGGTCTACAGATCTTGATCGACGGTCAGTGGTTCGCCGTTAATCCTCATCCTGATGCTTTTGTCATCAACATTGGTGACCAGTTCCAG GCATTGAGTAACGGAGTATACAAAAGTGTTTGGCATCGAGCAGTAACAAACACCGAAAAACCGAGACTATCGGTCGCATCATTTCTGTGCCCAGCTGACTGCGCTGTCATAAGCCCGGCAAAGCCCTTGTGGGAAGCCGAGGACGACGAGGCTAAGCCAATATACAGAGACTACACTTACGCAGAGTACTACAAGAAGTTTTGGAGTAGGAATCTGGACCAAGAACATTGCCTTGAGAACTTTCTAAACCACTAG